CAAAGCAGAGAAATTTTTAGCAAAGAATAACTAGCTTATAGCAATTCTATGGCACGCAAGGGATGATAAAGACTGCTCAAAATCAATAAGCTATTGGTGTAATAAATAATGTTTGTTCAATAGAGTTCTCGCAAACAAAAAAGGAGAGATTTCGAACAATTCTCTGGGCAAAAACGTATTATCCTATTATCAGTCAGAGTTAGCTCACTTTCAGCTAAAGAAAACTGAGACTAAATTTGCAGTTATTGTCTATTCACAATTTATCTGCTACCAATCTTTATAGTTTAATAACCTTTCCGAGCTAAGTCTTGGTATTCCAATTGCTGTAAGAATGCTTTAATCTCAGTAGACTTTCCGGTTTTTCTACtgaaaagtttttttttgttcgaAAATTGGTTCTACGCagcttttgaaaaaattaaagcTGGGGACCATTTTACAACTCGATGACAATGGGCAAATGCATGAGTAATGGAGAGAATGAAAGACAATGGGGTGCCGGGAAGTGTAAAgttgaatatataattttatataatttgtTAGTGAGTTTTTATCATGAGCGACAGCACGACAGATATGATGGAGGCTATCATAGGTATCCATAAGAAAACTTCTGGAGAGCCTGCCACAGTTGCTCCGTAAATCTTTAATAGCAATGGTGGGAACACCAACATGGTTAATGATCTTACCAGAGCCATGCCTCCGAAGCACTGGCCAGTTCTGTCCTTGGGACAGTATTTTATCACTGTAGATTGAATAGTTGGAGACAGGAAGGCACTGAAGGCTTGAAATAGTGCAAATCCTATCACGGAACTTTCACTCTCAGTCTTGAAGATTATGGCGGATATGCCAAATACAATGGCTACCATGGATATTCTGATACAAATCATATCAATGTTGTCCACTTTGTCTGTACATGCagtatatattttctttagcCAAGCGACGATGTATGGCGAAAGTAGCAATAGAACAACTGCCTTGCTGATTCCagagaaagaaacaaagTAGCCTATTTCGACAGTTTGCCAGTTGTATTTATATGTGGTTAGCAGAATGAGTGGAGGCATACAGGCAGTGGTAGAGCATACATATGCGATGTCTATCACAAGTAATAGAATTACCGTGTGTCTTCCCCTAAGTGATCCATTAGAATCTCTTGGTATCCATAGGGTTTTGAGTGGAGAGAGCAAATGAAGTGCCTGGTTAGTGTAATAGTGACCGTAAAGGTAAATCTTGCCAGCTAATCCAGGCCTCTCCGCACTTTCAATGTCTGCCATGAGTCTCTCAAAATGCTTATCCATCCGTCTTCCAAACGCTTCTTGAGAGTCCCTTAAAGAATCCTCATGGCGAGTCTCcttaataaaaaataagcacaacaaaataaataatgagCTGCAGCTTATGGCAAAGTAGATTGGTGCAAAATTATTGCCATGGAATAGTGTAACAATATTAGAAGCTAAGAGAAAACCAACACCCATGGTTGCAAACAAGGCACTTGTAACTTTACCAAAACTCACTGAACGATTCTCTGGCTCCACAATATCCGATAAATAGCTGTTGGCATTTGCAATTATGGCGTACATACCTCCACTAAAGGAATTCAAGGAACCTGCCAATATAATGAACCATTTGTAGTATGTAGTTGACGGCCATAGAGCATATACGTGTGCAGCGTTGCCTAGAAGCCGAATTAAgccaatatatataaacacATGCACTCTTCCAAATCGGTCTGATAGCTCACCCATTTTGCCTGCCATGAAGGTGGAGATCACCCCAGAAATTATTATAGTCATAGATGAAATCTCGGATAAAATGGTTTGAACTTTAATAGGATCGCATATAGTTTCTTCTCCCTTAATCTGGCCATTGGATATGCTCTCGCAAACTTTATCCTTGGTAATAATGATTATCGGAGTCATATACAATGTCTCAGCCAAGGCTATTAACATAATCA
This is a stretch of genomic DNA from Nakaseomyces glabratus chromosome M, complete sequence. It encodes these proteins:
- a CDS encoding uncharacterized protein (CAGL0M08426g~Putative protein; contains an ARS in its promoter; gene is upregulated in azole-resistant strain); protein product: MSSEEISPLLGNNQANKAMQLGASHSDEEIDESHYTNREGTVEAALLESFFDESHPMPVSAELKRIQENQARHIHLPWYQKPSTFLICLLIMLIALAETLYMTPIIIITKDKVCESISNGQIKGEETICDPIKVQTILSEISSMTIIISGVISTFMAGKMGELSDRFGRVHVFIYIGLIRLLGNAAHVYALWPSTTYYKWFIILAGSLNSFSGGMYAIIANANSYLSDIVEPENRSVSFGKVTSALFATMGVGFLLASNIVTLFHGNNFAPIYFAISCSSLFILLCLFFIKETRHEDSLRDSQEAFGRRMDKHFERLMADIESAERPGLAGKIYLYGHYYTNQALHLLSPLKTLWIPRDSNGSLRGRHTVILLLVIDIAYVCSTTACMPPLILLTTYKYNWQTVEIGYFVSFSGISKAVVLLLLSPYIVAWLKKIYTACTDKVDNIDMICIRISMVAIVFGISAIIFKTESESSVIGFALFQAFSAFLSPTIQSTVIKYCPKDRTGQCFGGMALVRSLTMLVFPPLLLKIYGATVAGSPEVFLWIPMIASIISVVLSLMIKTH